The Kribbella shirazensis genomic interval CGAGCACCCGGTTCCCCGAGATGCCCTCGTTGGAGATCGCCAGCCGCGCCGGATCCGGCAGCTGCGCGTACCGGGCCGCGAGGATGTCCGGCCACCGCCGGTTGGTGTCGATCGTCGTACCGACCGACGACGTGATCGAGTCGCCGAGCGTCGCGACCGTCGCCACGTCCCGCGTCGCCTCGACGATCGCGGCGTTCAGGAAGAACCACGCCGAGGACTCCGTCTGGTACGCCGTACTCGACTCGTCGGCCGCGTGATCGCCGGATGTCGACTTGTAGCTGTGCTGCATCGCCCGGTTGTGCGCGGTGATCACGCCCGTCGACCCGACCACGTGCAGGCTGACGGTCAGACTCGTCAGCGCCGGCACCGTCCCGGGCAGCGGATCACTGATCGCCATCGCGCCCGGCGGGATCGTCACCGTCGTACTGCCGCCGAACGTCAACCGCCGGCTGGACCCCGGCACCACACTCGCACCGCTGTCGTGCCGGCCGACGTACACCGAGTCCGACACCAGCGGCTGATCCCCGTTCGCATTGGAGATCCGGATCCGCAGATCCTTTCCGCCGACGCTCGTCCGCAGGATGTTGCGCACCGTCATGTCGCTCAACGTCCCACCGGCGATGTCGTCCGCCGCACCCCAGGTCGTGACCAGCCCACCTCCTTCCGTCCTGACCTGCTCGTCGGGCCCGGCAGCCACCAGACCCGCCGCACCCATCACCGTCACCAGCAAACTCGCGCCCACCCGGCGCCACGAAAGTTTCATGCCCATCAAGTCATCGCTGAATAGACATGCTTGCAATCGTTTGCACTGACGCTGTCGCCGAGCGGTCTGAATCGTGAGCCGAGCGGTTGGGGCCCGAGCGACAGGAGGTGTCGGCTGCTGACCGGTGCCGTCCCGCCTGACGCGCCGGCGGCCGGCTATCGGAGGGCAGTACCTCCTGTCCTTCGGGCCCAAGGAACAATGGGCAGTGATGACGCTGACCGAGAAGTTGCCGGGGACGACCGAGCCTGACGATCTGTTCGATGCCTTTCAGGGGTGGGTGACGGGGCAGGGGATCTCGTTGTACCCGGCGCAGGAGGAGGCGTTGATCGAGGTGATGACGGGGTCGAACGTGATCCTGTCGACGCCGACCGGGTCCGGGAAGAGTCTGGTGGCGACCGGTGCGCACTTCGCGGCGATGGCGAACGGGCAGCGGACGTTCTACACCGCGCCGATCAAGGCCCTGGTGTCGGAGAAGTTCTTCGCGCTGTGCGACGTGTTCGGAGCGGACAAGGTCGGCATGCTGACCGGTGACGCCGCCGTCAACGCGAGCGCTCCGATCATCTGCTGTACGGCGGAGGTCCTCGCCAACATCGCCCTGCGTGAAGGCACCGCAGCGGACGTCGGCCAGGTGGTGATGGACGAGTTCCACTTTTACTCCGAGCCGGACCGCGGCTGGGCGTGGCAGGTGCCGCTGCTCGAGCTGCCGAAGGCGCAGTTCGTCCTGATGTCCGCGACCCTCGGCGACGTCGAACGGTTCAAGATCGACCTCTCGCGACGGACCGGCCGCCCGACCGCGATCGTGGCGTCCGGCGAGCGCCCTGTGCCGCTGATCTACAAGTACGTCACCACGGCCCTGCACGAGACCCTCGAGGAGCTCCTCACCACCCACCAGGCCCCGGTGTACGTCGTGCACTTCACCCAGGCGGCCGCCCTCGAACGCGCGCAGGCGCTGATGAGCATCAACGTCTCCTCGAAGGAGGAGAAGGAGAAGATCAACGAGCTGATCGGCCACTTCCGGTTCAGCAAGGGCTTCGGCCGGACGCTGCAGCGGCTGGTGAAGCACGGGATCGGCGTGCACCACGCCGGCATGCTGCCGAAGTACCGGCGGCTCGTCGAGCAGCTCGCGCAGGCCGGTCTGCTCAAGGTCATCTGCGGCACCGACACGCTCGGCGTCGGCATCAACGTCCCGATCCGGACCGTCGTCCTCACGGCGCTCAGCAAGTACGACGGACGTCGCCAGCGGATCCTCAAGGCGCGCGAGTTCCACCAGATCGCGGGCCGCGCGGGGCGGGCTGGGTACGACACCTCCGGCACCGTCGTCGTCCAGGCCCCGGATCACGTGGTCGAGAACGTGAAGGCGCTCGCGAAGGCCGGTGACGACCCGAAGAAGCAGCGCAAGGTGCAGCGCAAGAAGCCGCCGGAAGGGTTTGTGACCTGGGGCGAGGACACGTTCGACCGGCTCGTCGCGGCCGAGCCCGAGGCGCTGCAGTCCCGGATGCGGGTCAGCCACGCCATGCTGCTGAACGTCATCGCCCGCGACGGCAACGCGTTCGAGAGCATGCGGCACCTGCTCCGCGACAACCACGAGGAGTCCCGGGCGCAGGTCCGGCTGATCCGGCGGGCGATCCAGATCTACCGCACCCTCGTCACCGCCGGCGTCGTCGAGCGCCTCGACGAGCCCGACGAGAACGGCCGGTTCCTGCGCCTGACCGTCGACCTGCAGAAGGACTTCAGCCTCAACCAGCCGCTGTCCACGTTCGCCCTGGCCGCCCTCGACCTGCTCGACCCGGCGGACCCGTCGTACGCCCTCGACGTGGTCTCGATCATCGAGGCGACGCTGGAGGATCCGCGCGCGGTCCTCTGGGCGCAGGAGCACCACGCCCGCGGCGAGGCGGTCAACGCGATGAAGGCCCAGGGCATCGAGTACGACGAACGGATGGAGCTGCTCGAGGACGTCAGCTGGCCGAAACCGCTCGCTGAGTTGCTCGAGGCAACGTTCGAGATGTACCGGCAGACGCATCCGTGGATCGCGGACACCGGGCTGTCACCGAAGGCCGTCGTCCGGGACATGTTCGAGCGGGCGATGACGTTCGGCGAGTTCATCGGGTACTACGGGCTCGCGCGCTCGGAGGGCGTCGTACTGCGGTATCTCAGCGACGCGTACAAGGCGCTGCGGCAGACCGTGCCGCCGGACAAGGTGGACGAGGACCTGGCCGACCTGATCGAGTGGCTCGGCGAGGTCGTACGGCAGACCGACTCCAGCCTGCTCGACGAGTGGGAGGAACTGACCAACCCGACCACCGAGGCTGAGTTGACCGGAATTGGGGTCGCGCCGACGCCGGCAGGCCCGCGCCGGATCACCTTGAACACCAGGGCCTTCCGGGTCCTGGTGCGCAACGCGATGTTCCGCCGCGTCGAGCTCCTCGCCCTGCACCGCTGGGCCGAGCTCGGCCAACTCGACGCCGACGCCGGCTGGGATGCGGGCCGCTGGGCCGAGGCCGGTACGGCGTACTACGCCGAGCACGACGTCGTCGGTACCGGCCCCGAGGCGCGCGGTCCCGCACTGTTCCTGATCGAGGAGCACCCCGGCTACTGGGAAGTCCAGCAGATCATCGACGACCCCGAAGGCAACCACGACTGGCGCATCTCGGCCACCGTCGACCTCACCGCCTCCGACGAGGCCGGCGAACTGGTCCTCGAGCTGGTGTCGTTCAAGCCGCTGTAGTCACCGGGGTGTCGAGCGTCCGTACCTCCCGGACGAACATCGGGAGCGCGGACAAGGCCATGCCGACGGTGCCGACCACCACAGCAGCGGTGGTGCCGAAGGTGCTGCCCAGGACGCCGCCGAGCGCGGCACCCACCGGGAGCACGCCGAAGGTGAAGGCACGGTAGGCGCCGTTGCTTCGGGCAAGGGATGTCCGCGGGATCAGGAGCTGGCGAATCGTCACCGACAACACGTTCGCGCCGCCCAGCCCGACGCCGGCGGCGAACTGCACGAGGCCGAGGGTCCTCGTCCAGGACCTGGTCAACACCGTCGACCTGGAGATGGAACGCGACACGCTCGCGACGCCCGCGGAGCTCGGCACGTTCTGTGCGGCCCACGGGCTGCCTGGGCTCCGGTTCGACGCGGCCGGCCTGGAGCAGGTGCTGACGCTGCGGGAAGCGGTCCGTGACGTGTGCCAGGCGCAGCCACGGCTCAAGGCCTGTGCCGCCGACACCTGCCGATGGGTGTAATACGACCGGAGCCCGGCCGGCCGCAGCCGCTGGTGCACGATGTCGATCTGCGGCTCACGCAACAAGATGCGCGCGTACCGCGCCCGCGGTTAGGCCTCGCAGTCAGATCCGATCCGCCTCAGGGCGAGCAGTTCAGAGGACGAGCTTCATCCGCGGGGCGGACGTGCCGGTGAAGCCGAGGTTCGTGTAGAGGCGCTGTCCTGCCGGTGTGGCGCTCAGGTCGACGCGATCGGCGGTGATGGATCGGGCCCAGTCGACGACATCGTGCACGAGCCGCGTCCCGTAGCCGCGCCCGCGGTACTCGGGCAGGGTGATGACGTTCGCGAGCCGCACCGTGCGGCCCCTGATGCACTGGGGAGTGGGAACCCCGAGTTCGAGCGTGCCGATGGCGGTCGCGACAAGCCGGCCACCGACCTCGATCACCGGGAACCGCGCAGCGCCGGCGTCGTCGACGAACCGCGTGAACCACCCACGCGCGTGGTCCGTCCACTGCGCCTGGTCGGCGTCGTCCTCGAACACGAGAGCCCAAAGGCGCACCAGCTGATCGACGTCGGTCGCGTTCGCCGTCCGCAGTTGGTCTGTGGCAGTCACGACTCGACGGTGCCCGTTGGCCACTCCACGTCGACCTCGGTCTCGGCCGCGTAGTCCACGTTCGGTACGTCGAAGCCGTACAGTCGGCGTACCTCGTTGAAGAACCAGGCGGCGTCGGCGACCTCGGCGATGTTGTTCTGGGTGACCGATTCCCACTGCGTCCGGACGGCGGACTGGACGTCGTCGGACAGCTCCCAGCGGTCGAGGCGGATGCGGCCCTCGTCGTCGAGGTCGAGCGGTGCCTTGCCGGTGAGCTGGTCCCACAGCGCGATCGACTGCTCGATCGGGGTCTGCAGCTCGGTGACCTTGTGGAGGAGGCTGACGTACAGGCCGATGCCCGGGATCGCGGACGACGCCTGCGTGACGGCCGCGCCGTTCACCGAGGTCATCGCGGTCACGCCGTCGGCGGCCAGCTTCAGCGCGGTCTGCTCGAGGTCCGCCTTGGCCGCCCCGATCGAACCCTGGCGATAGAGGGGGCCGGTCAGCTCGGAGCCGATGTACGTGAGAGCCACCGTGTTGAAGCCCGGCTTGAGCAGGTCGCGCTCCTGCAACGCGGTGATCCAGCGGGACCAGTCCTCGCCGCCCATCACCTTCACGGTCTGCGCGATCTCGTCATCGGTGGCGACCTCGATGCCGACCTCCTGCAGGACCGGCGCACCGTCGTCGAACGCGAGGCTCTTCGTGGTGTGCTCGGCGCCGATCGCTTTCAGCACCGACTGGTACGTCTCGCCGGTGCGCGGATCGACGCGACGCGGCGCGGCGACGCTGTAGACCAGGTGGTCGATCCCGCCGAGCTGCTCGGCGACCAGGTCGAGCACCTCGTCCTTCGTGGTGTCCGCGAAGGCGTCCGCGTTCACGAAGTTCCACGAGCGACCCAGCTCGGCCGCCAGCGCGGCGGTCTCCGCGGTGCGGTACCACCCGGCGGTCGCCGTACGACGAGCCGTGGCGGCCTTCTCGAAGCACACGCCGATTCCGTCGATGCCGTACCGCGCCAGACCCGCGATCGTCGTCGCGAGCCCGTAGCCCGAACTCGACCCGATCACAAGCGCCGTACGACGTTCCGGCGTACGCCCCTCGACCTGCGCCGCCATGTCCCGGACCACCTGTGCACACCCGGCCGGGTGCGAGTCGAGGAACAGGAAACCCCGGCCGACCGGCCGCACCACGCGCTCACTCATGCGCAAGACCCTAACCCGGCAGGCCCTTGGAGCGGGGGTCAGCTCCAGTACAGCTCCGCGTCGTCGGGCTCGACGACCACGTCGGCGCCGAGGCGGCGCAGGTTGCCGGCGAAGTCGGTGTAGCCGCGGTGCACGTGGTGGGCGGCCGACACCAGCGTCTCGCCCTCGGCCGCGAGACCGGCCAGCACCAGCGCGGCTCCCGCACGGATGTCGGAGGCGACCACGGGTGCGCCGGAGAGCCGCGGTACGCCGCGGACCACCGCGTGATGCCCGTCGGTCTGGATCTGCGCACCGAGCCGGGTCAGCTCCTGTGCGAACGTGAACCGGCCCTCGAAGAGGTTCTCGGTCACCATCGCCGCGCCGTCGCTGATCGCGTTCAGCGCGATCACGAACGCCTGCAGGTCGGTCGCGAACCCGGGGTAGGGGAGCGTGACCACGTCCACCGGCTTCGGCCGGTCGTGCATCCGGACCCGGAACCCGGGATTCAGCACGGTGATCTCCGCGCCGGCCTTGTGCAGCTTGTCGAGCGGCAGCTCCAGATGCTCGGCGTGTCCGTTCGCGACCGTGACGTCACCCTTGGTGATCGCGGCTGCGAACGCCCAGCTCCCGGACACGATCCGGTCCGGGATCACGACGTGGTCCACCGGGTTCAGCAGGCCGCTCACCCCGGTGATCTCGATCCGCGGCGAGCCCGCGCCGTCGATCTGCGCGCCCATCTCGACCAGCATCGTGGCGATGTCCTGGATCTCCGGCTCGCGGGCGGCGTTCTCGATCACGGTGGTGCCCTTCGCGAGCACCGCCGCCATCATGATCGTCTCGGTCGCGCCGACGCTCGGGAAGTCCAGCCAGACCTCGGCGCCGTGCAGGCCCTGCGGGGCCTCGGCGATCACGAAACCGTGCTCGATGTGCACCTTCGCACCCATCGCCTCCAGGCCGGCGACGTGCATGTTCAGCCCGCGGGACCCGATGTTGTCACCGCCCGGCAGCGCCACCTCCGCCTGACCGCAGCGGGCCAGCAGCGGGCCGAGCACCGAGATCGAGGCGCGCAGCTTGCGGACCAGGTCGTAGTCGCACTGGTGCCCGATCGTCCCCGGGACGGCGATCGTGGCGAGCCGCCCCTCCGCGTCCACCTTGACCGAGCAGCCGAGCGTGTCCAGCAGTTGCGCCATGAACGTGACGTCCAGGATGCCCGGCACCTGCCGCAGCGTCGTCGTACCCTCCGCCAGCAGCGCTGCCGCCATCAGCTTGAGCACACTGTTCTTCGCCCCGGCCACCTCGACAGTGCCGTCGAGCCGTGCCTCACCTGCGATCCGAAACCGTTCCACCGGTCGACTGTAGCGTTTGACGCTCCGGGGGTTTGCGTAGAGTCCTGGCATGGCTGTGAACTTGACGCGGATCTACACCCGTACCGGTGACGCCGGCGAGACCCGCCTCGGCGACAACTCCACGACGTCGAAGACCGACCCGCGGCTGGCGGCGTACGGCGAGGTCGACGAGGCGAACTCGGCGATCGGTGTGGCCATCGCGGCCGGTCACCTGAACACTGCGCTCGTGGTCCTGCTGACCCACGTCCAGAACGACCTGTTCGACGTCGGCGCGGACCTGTGCAACCCGATCACGCCGGACCCCGAGTACCCGCCCCTGCGCATCACCCAGGACTACATCGATCGGCTCGAGGGCTGGTGCGACGACTACAACAGTCGTTTGACCAAGCTCCGGTCGTTCATCCTGCCCGGCGGGACCGAGGGCGCGGCGTACCTGAACGTCGCCCGCACGGTCGTCCGCCGCGCCGAGCGGGCCGGCTGGGCCGCCGTCGAGGCGCACGGGCCGTCCGTCAACCTGCTCGCGCTCACCTATCTGAACCGCCTGTCCGACCTGCTGTTCATCCTCGGCCGTGTCGCCAACCTGTCGTCCGGCGGCGACGTCCTCTGGGTCCCTGGCGGCGAGCGTTCCTAGCCGATCTCCCACCTGAACGGCATCCGCAGTACGCCGGCCGGCGGCAGCCCGAGCGCGCTGTAGAGACCGGTGGTCAGGCCGTCGAGCGTCAACGGCGCCGCACTGACAGCCAGATCATCGGTCGTCGTGGGGGCCTTCAGCTGACTGAGCAGGTTGCGGTGCGGCACCGAGGTCACGGCGATCTCGTCGCGGTCCAGACCGGCCCGGTTGCAGGCGAGCGTGAGCGCGTGCTGGAACCCGCCGAGCTCGTCGACCAGCTTGTGGCTGTGCGCGTCGGCACCGGTCCAGACCCGTCCGCGGGCCAGCGACTCCAGCCGCTCCTCGGGCAGGCCGCGGTCCTGGGCCGCCTTGGCGACGAAGTCCTTGTAGATGCGGTCGAGGGTCTCCTCCAGCCGCGCCCACTGCTCGTCGGTGAACTCCTCCTGCGCCGAGTACATCTGCGCGTTCGCACCCTCGGACACGGCCTCGCGCGAGATCCCGATCCGCTCGAGCGCATCCCGTACGACGCCCTTGCCGGTCAGTACGCCGATCGACCCGGTGATCGTGCCGGGCTGCGCGACGATCACGTCGGCCGGCATCGCGACGAAGTACCCGCCGGATGCGGCGACTCCGCCCATCGACGCGATCACCGGTCGTCCGGTCGACCTCAACCGCAGTAC includes:
- a CDS encoding MFS transporter, which codes for MQFAAGVGLGGANVLSVTIRQLLIPRTSLARSNGAYRAFTFGVLPVGAALGGVLGSTFGTTAAVVVGTVGMALSALPMFVREVRTLDTPVTTAA
- a CDS encoding DEAD/DEAH box helicase, which translates into the protein MTLTEKLPGTTEPDDLFDAFQGWVTGQGISLYPAQEEALIEVMTGSNVILSTPTGSGKSLVATGAHFAAMANGQRTFYTAPIKALVSEKFFALCDVFGADKVGMLTGDAAVNASAPIICCTAEVLANIALREGTAADVGQVVMDEFHFYSEPDRGWAWQVPLLELPKAQFVLMSATLGDVERFKIDLSRRTGRPTAIVASGERPVPLIYKYVTTALHETLEELLTTHQAPVYVVHFTQAAALERAQALMSINVSSKEEKEKINELIGHFRFSKGFGRTLQRLVKHGIGVHHAGMLPKYRRLVEQLAQAGLLKVICGTDTLGVGINVPIRTVVLTALSKYDGRRQRILKAREFHQIAGRAGRAGYDTSGTVVVQAPDHVVENVKALAKAGDDPKKQRKVQRKKPPEGFVTWGEDTFDRLVAAEPEALQSRMRVSHAMLLNVIARDGNAFESMRHLLRDNHEESRAQVRLIRRAIQIYRTLVTAGVVERLDEPDENGRFLRLTVDLQKDFSLNQPLSTFALAALDLLDPADPSYALDVVSIIEATLEDPRAVLWAQEHHARGEAVNAMKAQGIEYDERMELLEDVSWPKPLAELLEATFEMYRQTHPWIADTGLSPKAVVRDMFERAMTFGEFIGYYGLARSEGVVLRYLSDAYKALRQTVPPDKVDEDLADLIEWLGEVVRQTDSSLLDEWEELTNPTTEAELTGIGVAPTPAGPRRITLNTRAFRVLVRNAMFRRVELLALHRWAELGQLDADAGWDAGRWAEAGTAYYAEHDVVGTGPEARGPALFLIEEHPGYWEVQQIIDDPEGNHDWRISATVDLTASDEAGELVLELVSFKPL
- a CDS encoding GNAT family N-acetyltransferase; protein product: MTATDQLRTANATDVDQLVRLWALVFEDDADQAQWTDHARGWFTRFVDDAGAARFPVIEVGGRLVATAIGTLELGVPTPQCIRGRTVRLANVITLPEYRGRGYGTRLVHDVVDWARSITADRVDLSATPAGQRLYTNLGFTGTSAPRMKLVL
- the fabV gene encoding enoyl-[acyl-carrier-protein] reductase FabV, translated to MSERVVRPVGRGFLFLDSHPAGCAQVVRDMAAQVEGRTPERRTALVIGSSSGYGLATTIAGLARYGIDGIGVCFEKAATARRTATAGWYRTAETAALAAELGRSWNFVNADAFADTTKDEVLDLVAEQLGGIDHLVYSVAAPRRVDPRTGETYQSVLKAIGAEHTTKSLAFDDGAPVLQEVGIEVATDDEIAQTVKVMGGEDWSRWITALQERDLLKPGFNTVALTYIGSELTGPLYRQGSIGAAKADLEQTALKLAADGVTAMTSVNGAAVTQASSAIPGIGLYVSLLHKVTELQTPIEQSIALWDQLTGKAPLDLDDEGRIRLDRWELSDDVQSAVRTQWESVTQNNIAEVADAAWFFNEVRRLYGFDVPNVDYAAETEVDVEWPTGTVES
- the murA gene encoding UDP-N-acetylglucosamine 1-carboxyvinyltransferase; its protein translation is MERFRIAGEARLDGTVEVAGAKNSVLKLMAAALLAEGTTTLRQVPGILDVTFMAQLLDTLGCSVKVDAEGRLATIAVPGTIGHQCDYDLVRKLRASISVLGPLLARCGQAEVALPGGDNIGSRGLNMHVAGLEAMGAKVHIEHGFVIAEAPQGLHGAEVWLDFPSVGATETIMMAAVLAKGTTVIENAAREPEIQDIATMLVEMGAQIDGAGSPRIEITGVSGLLNPVDHVVIPDRIVSGSWAFAAAITKGDVTVANGHAEHLELPLDKLHKAGAEITVLNPGFRVRMHDRPKPVDVVTLPYPGFATDLQAFVIALNAISDGAAMVTENLFEGRFTFAQELTRLGAQIQTDGHHAVVRGVPRLSGAPVVASDIRAGAALVLAGLAAEGETLVSAAHHVHRGYTDFAGNLRRLGADVVVEPDDAELYWS
- a CDS encoding ABATE domain-containing protein, with the protein product MLRARDVRGIRSWRIVTDNTFAPPSPTPAANCTRPRVLVQDLVNTVDLEMERDTLATPAELGTFCAAHGLPGLRFDAAGLEQVLTLREAVRDVCQAQPRLKACAADTCRWV
- a CDS encoding SGNH/GDSL hydrolase family protein, which encodes MKLSWRRVGASLLVTVMGAAGLVAAGPDEQVRTEGGGLVTTWGAADDIAGGTLSDMTVRNILRTSVGGKDLRIRISNANGDQPLVSDSVYVGRHDSGASVVPGSSRRLTFGGSTTVTIPPGAMAISDPLPGTVPALTSLTVSLHVVGSTGVITAHNRAMQHSYKSTSGDHAADESSTAYQTESSAWFFLNAAIVEATRDVATVATLGDSITSSVGTTIDTNRRWPDILAARYAQLPDPARLAISNEGISGNRVLGGIAKAGSAGPSALARLDKDVLTKPGVRTVLVLEGINDIYAGASTEQLIAGYRQLIARVHASGRCIVGGTLTPMGSSFVYTPEKEAIRQAVNTFIRSSGEFDGYVDFDAATRDPANPSRLAPAYDGGDGLHPNDAGNKAMGEAPDLDTLRCN
- a CDS encoding cob(I)yrinic acid a,c-diamide adenosyltransferase; translation: MAVNLTRIYTRTGDAGETRLGDNSTTSKTDPRLAAYGEVDEANSAIGVAIAAGHLNTALVVLLTHVQNDLFDVGADLCNPITPDPEYPPLRITQDYIDRLEGWCDDYNSRLTKLRSFILPGGTEGAAYLNVARTVVRRAERAGWAAVEAHGPSVNLLALTYLNRLSDLLFILGRVANLSSGGDVLWVPGGERS